The following proteins come from a genomic window of Amphiura filiformis chromosome 16, Afil_fr2py, whole genome shotgun sequence:
- the LOC140136476 gene encoding G-protein coupled receptor GRL101-like, producing MLLNATFDGLSSLQFLDIRGTLIKRPTPEIFQALHQLDALYSDKYVFCCMVRDLASVTECLPEPDQFSSCEDLMRSQVLRIFMWILGISALLGNGFVIFWRIIPHGQDKAKKSEANIVQSTLVLNLAMADGLMGVYMLIIASADMIYRGVYIVYAEDWQESIICKVAGFLSVLSSETSVFFMTIISIDRFLSITMPFSQINLTPKTAKWSSLIIWGLAFILSIMPVLVQGYFGNEYYGRSSVCLALPLTNDRPAGWEYSVALFLCVNLLAFSIILICYSAIYIVVKLSARNITTTRKNNLTQQIEFAMRMAFLVATDFICWMPIIIMGFLSLTKVATIPPIVYVWSAVFLLPINSSLNPYLFTILTREMSKQKLRKSKRETTKSSGLTSMKSISDTNHSELKLSTMLPTNIDKATTQVIPIMENPQILSKVLYDHDDEEVSLTLKDLEVIEREMEKAFDYFAQNGLGMKPVTEDDILIDKPSGGAVTQAFLMMSVRKPGNDSKTTLSNDVSLQLDQLRDLFVELKGRINTQKY from the exons ATGCTACTTAATGCTACTTTTGACGGTTTATCATCATTGCAATTCTT GGACATTCGAGGTACTCTTATCAAACGACCAACTCCTGAAATATTTCAAGCCCTTCATCAACTAGATGCGTT ATATTCCGACAAGTATGTATTCTGTTGTATGGTAAGAGATTTAGCAAGTGTTACAGAATGTTTACCGGAGCCTGATCAGTTTTCTTCTTGTGAAGATCTGATGCGTAGCCAAGTACTGCGGATATTTATGTGGATTCTAGGAATAAGCGCTCTCCTTGGAAATGGTTTCGTCATTTTCTGGCGAATCATACCTCACGGACAAGATAAAGCTAAGAAAAGTGAAGCCAATATTGTTCAATCCACATTGGTTCTGAATCTTGCAATGgctgatggtctgatgggggttTATATGCTCATTATTGCCTCAGCAGATATGATTTACCGTGGCGTTTATATTGTTTATGCTGAAGACTGGCAGGAGAGCATCATTTGTAAGGTAGCTGGATTTTTGTCAGTCCTTTCCAGTGAAACATCGGTATTTTTTATGACAATCATTAGTATCGATAGATTTCTGAGTATCACTATGCCTTTCAGCCAAATTAACCTTACGCCCAAAACAGCAAAGTGGTCATCTTTGATCATTTGGGGACTTGCCTTTATATTGAGCATTATGCCTGTGTTGGTACAAGGTTATTTTGGTAACGAATACTACGGTAGGTCTAGTGTGTGTCTGGCTTTGCCTCTGACGAATGATCGACCTGCCGGCTGGGAGTACTCGGTGGCTCTTTTTCTCTGCGTGAACTTACTTGCCTTTTCCATCATCTTGATCTGCTACTCGGCAATATATATTGTTGTGAAGTTATCTGCGAGGAATATAACGACCACTAGAAAGAACAATTTGACACAACAAATTGAGTTTGCCATGCGAATGGCGTTCTTAGTTGCCACTGATTTCATCTGCTGGATGCCTATAATCATCATGGGTTTCCTGTCTCTGACAAAAGTTGCTACAATTCCACCGATTGTCTACGTGTGGTCCGCTGTGTTCTTGCTCCCGATTAATTCATCATTGAATCCATATTTGTTTACGATATTAACCCGCGAAATGAGTAAACAAAAGTTGAGGAAAAGCAAACGAGAGACAACCAAAAGTAGCGGATTAACGTCAATGAAAAGCATCTCGGACACGAACCATTCAG AGTTGAAGTTATCAACCATGTTACCAACTAACATCGATAAAGCAACTACGCAAGTGATACCCATAATGGAAAACCCCCAGATCCTCTCGAAAGTActgtatgaccatgatgacgaagAAGTGTCTCTGACGTTGAAAGATTTGGAGGTGATTGAGCGTGAGATGGAAAAAGCGTTTGATTACTTTGCACAAAATGGGCTTGGAATGAAACCAGTAACGGAAGACGATATATTGATTGACAAG CCATCGGGTGGTGCTGTCACGCAAGCCTTCTTGATGATGAGTGTAAGGAAACCAGGTAACGACTCAAAAACTACGCTATCCAATGACGTTAGCTTACAACTGGATCAACTTCGAGACTTGTTTGTTGAGCTTAAAGGCAGAATAAatactcagaaatattaa